One genomic region from Natrinema caseinilyticum encodes:
- a CDS encoding beta-ribofuranosylaminobenzene 5'-phosphate synthase family protein, with amino-acid sequence MATATVSAGARLHVGFQNLSLARERLYGGIGVGLTAPRVTVTAEPATTVTADDPLVREYATRAVDVLDVSGVAIALEESLPRHVGLGSGTQLALAVLAATARAHGRRARVRDLAPAIGRGGRSGVGVATFERGGFVVDAGHPTNRFTTEPPAEGDWTVPPVVARHDLPTEWRFLVVVPDVEPGRSGDDEDASMRAVVDRADPAVADEIAGVVTRKLLPAAAAGRLEAFGNAIAEIGRKNGAWYAEAQGGVFRPPAGKLVETLEDCPVLSGIGQSSWGPVVYGVTDAAHADEAEASARDALADHGLDGRVVLTEPAASGARVSGDGARGENVAREGKPI; translated from the coding sequence ATGGCGACCGCCACTGTCAGCGCTGGTGCGCGACTCCACGTCGGCTTTCAGAACCTGTCGCTCGCTCGAGAGCGACTCTACGGTGGAATCGGCGTCGGTCTCACAGCGCCGCGGGTCACCGTTACCGCCGAACCGGCCACCACCGTCACCGCCGACGATCCGCTGGTTCGGGAGTACGCGACCCGCGCCGTCGACGTCCTCGACGTCTCCGGCGTTGCGATCGCGCTCGAGGAGTCCCTCCCGCGTCACGTGGGTCTCGGAAGCGGAACGCAACTCGCGCTCGCCGTCCTCGCTGCGACGGCACGCGCACACGGTCGCCGCGCTCGAGTGCGGGACCTCGCACCGGCGATCGGTCGCGGCGGGCGCAGCGGCGTCGGCGTCGCGACGTTCGAACGTGGCGGGTTCGTCGTCGACGCCGGGCACCCGACGAATCGATTCACCACGGAGCCACCCGCGGAGGGCGACTGGACGGTACCACCGGTCGTCGCCCGCCACGATCTGCCGACGGAGTGGCGGTTTCTCGTCGTCGTCCCCGACGTGGAACCCGGCCGGAGCGGCGACGACGAGGATGCGAGCATGCGCGCCGTGGTCGACCGTGCCGATCCCGCCGTGGCCGACGAAATCGCCGGCGTCGTAACCCGCAAACTCTTGCCGGCCGCCGCCGCGGGCCGACTCGAGGCGTTCGGGAACGCGATCGCCGAAATCGGCCGCAAGAACGGCGCCTGGTACGCCGAGGCCCAGGGCGGCGTCTTCCGGCCGCCCGCGGGGAAACTCGTCGAAACGCTCGAGGATTGCCCGGTCCTCTCCGGGATCGGCCAGTCGTCCTGGGGACCGGTCGTGTACGGCGTGACCGACGCGGCTCACGCCGACGAAGCCGAAGCCAGTGCTCGCGATGCGCTCGCCGACCACGGACTCGACGGTCGAGTCGTTCTCACGGAACCGGCCGCGTCCGGGGCGCGCGTGAGTGGCGATGGTGCGCGAGGAGAGAACGTGGCGCGTGAGGGGAAGCCAATCTGA
- a CDS encoding alpha-amylase domain-containing protein — protein sequence MVDDSNQSDRNETHSSIGRRALVRGATVAGLSLTGAGVGSADTDVSSAAAGSGEFVFFQYFHETWPTITENLSTVADRGYDGIWIQAPQESALSWDDRDGRNDPPLGYQPIDFRSFDSEFGTEADLRCLIDTAHEHDLEVYVDCVMNHMAAKRGYDFPQFDEEHFHTHVGSIDDWDDEHQVKHGDLLGLKDLAQLAAHGHADTAPYVREQLRSYMKKIADFGADGYRYDAAKHVEPEYWERYANVWAEEFDMNRLGEVLDGSVEYVQNYIETGMNALDYPLYWVLQDVFDYGDMRRLEGAGVTAQDPWHSWPFVQNHDESAPPQYHLAHAHVLTIEGTPMVYNLYPDELLDDDAITNMVWVKKNLAGGTTYWRYADADLGIYERDSNLLVGLNNDADEWRGEWVYTTWRNETLKDYSGTGADVTVNGDGWVEIWVPPEDWVFYAPY from the coding sequence ATGGTTGATGATAGCAATCAATCAGATCGGAACGAAACACACAGCTCGATCGGCAGACGCGCTCTCGTTCGGGGGGCAACGGTGGCCGGACTCTCCCTTACGGGAGCGGGAGTCGGTTCGGCGGACACGGACGTCTCCTCGGCGGCCGCCGGCTCCGGCGAGTTCGTGTTTTTCCAGTACTTTCACGAGACGTGGCCGACGATCACGGAGAATCTCTCGACTGTCGCAGATCGGGGATACGACGGCATCTGGATCCAGGCGCCACAGGAAAGCGCCCTCTCGTGGGACGATCGAGACGGCCGGAACGATCCGCCGCTTGGCTACCAGCCGATCGACTTCCGCTCGTTCGACAGCGAGTTCGGCACCGAAGCGGACCTGCGCTGTCTCATCGACACCGCTCACGAACACGACCTCGAGGTGTACGTGGACTGCGTGATGAATCACATGGCCGCGAAACGCGGGTACGACTTTCCACAGTTCGACGAGGAACACTTTCACACTCACGTCGGTTCCATCGACGACTGGGACGACGAACACCAGGTCAAACACGGCGACCTCCTCGGGTTGAAAGACCTCGCACAACTGGCGGCCCACGGACACGCGGACACGGCCCCGTACGTCCGCGAACAGTTGCGCAGTTACATGAAGAAGATCGCGGACTTCGGCGCGGACGGCTATCGGTACGATGCGGCCAAACACGTCGAACCCGAGTACTGGGAGCGCTACGCCAACGTGTGGGCGGAGGAGTTCGACATGAACCGGCTGGGGGAAGTGTTGGACGGCAGCGTCGAGTACGTTCAGAATTACATCGAGACCGGGATGAACGCGCTCGACTATCCGCTGTACTGGGTTCTCCAGGACGTCTTCGACTACGGCGATATGCGTCGTCTCGAGGGTGCAGGCGTCACGGCGCAGGATCCCTGGCACTCCTGGCCGTTCGTCCAGAACCACGACGAGAGCGCGCCGCCACAGTATCATCTCGCACACGCCCACGTCCTCACGATCGAAGGGACGCCGATGGTCTACAATCTCTATCCGGACGAACTCCTCGACGACGACGCGATCACGAACATGGTGTGGGTCAAGAAAAATCTCGCCGGTGGGACGACCTACTGGCGGTACGCGGACGCCGATCTCGGAATCTACGAACGGGACTCCAATTTGCTCGTCGGCTTGAACAACGACGCCGACGAGTGGCGCGGCGAGTGGGTGTACACGACGTGGCGAAACGAGACGCTGAAAGACTACAGCGGGACCGGCGCCGACGTCACCGTCAACGGCGACGGCTGGGTCGAAATCTGGGTCCCGCCCGAAGACTGGGTGTTCTACGCGCCGTACTGA
- a CDS encoding glycosyltransferase: MVSGRTTERVARANPVVDRVCVDEQRTGPGPARNMGASEAGGEILLFTDADTVVPATWVRRHRRHYTTPSVRGVGGPLRPLEDGLRHRACFHVLSDWWYRACWPVGFVQQPGPNCSVRRTAFERIGGFDESLRFLEDTDLSLRLHRDGTVVDDHTCPVATSTRRQQRVGYGRLFATYLLGYLEYALPGRSPSKPYF; this comes from the coding sequence GTGGTGAGCGGCCGGACCACGGAGCGAGTGGCCCGAGCGAATCCGGTCGTCGACAGAGTCTGTGTGGACGAACAGCGGACGGGTCCCGGACCGGCCAGAAACATGGGAGCCAGCGAAGCCGGCGGTGAAATATTGCTGTTCACCGACGCCGATACGGTCGTTCCGGCGACGTGGGTTCGGCGTCACCGGCGTCATTACACCACCCCGTCAGTCCGCGGCGTCGGCGGGCCGCTGCGACCGCTCGAGGACGGGCTTCGACACCGGGCGTGCTTTCACGTCCTCTCCGACTGGTGGTATCGGGCGTGCTGGCCGGTCGGCTTCGTCCAGCAACCGGGCCCGAACTGTAGCGTGCGCCGGACGGCATTCGAGCGGATCGGCGGGTTCGACGAATCGTTGCGGTTCCTCGAGGACACCGACCTTTCGCTTCGATTGCACCGCGACGGAACCGTCGTCGACGACCACACCTGCCCCGTCGCCACGTCGACCCGCCGCCAGCAACGCGTCGGCTACGGACGACTCTTCGCGACGTATCTCCTCGGCTACCTCGAGTACGCACTGCCCGGGCGCTCGCCGTCGAAACCCTACTTTTGA
- the ilvD gene encoding dihydroxy-acid dehydratase, whose product MSSDSEFDYGKDERLRSREVTEGPDKAPHRAMFRAMGFDDEDFGAPMIGVPNPAADITPCNVHLDDVAESALEGVDESGGMPIEFGTITISDAISMGTEGMKASLISRELIADSVELVSFGERMDGLVTIGGCDKNMPGMMMASIRTDLPSVFCYGGSIMPGEHEGREITVQNIFEGVGAVADGEMTGEELDEMERNACPGAGSCGGMFTANTMASISEAIGFAPLGSASPPAEDESRYAVAREAGELAVEAVQEQRKPSDFLSKESFENAIALQVAIGGSTNAVLHLLAMAAEAGVDLSIEEFDEISRRTPKIADLQPGGTRVMQDLHEVGGVPVVLNALYEADLLHGDARTVTGNSIGAELERLDPPSIEELDADFLYTVDEPKNEQGAIRILTGNLAPDGAVLKVTGDDDLHHEGPVRVFEEEENAMEYVQEGRVESGDVIVIRNEGPQGGPGMREMLGVTSAVAGQGHAEDVALITDGRFSGATRGFSIGHVAPEAFAGGPIGLIEDGDVVTIDIQERTLEVDVDDDELEARRADWEQPEPNYRNGVLAKFGRDFGSAANGAVTNPGVTDE is encoded by the coding sequence ATGAGCAGCGACAGCGAGTTCGACTACGGAAAAGACGAGCGGTTGCGGAGCCGCGAAGTGACCGAAGGTCCCGACAAGGCCCCGCACAGAGCGATGTTCCGTGCGATGGGGTTCGACGACGAGGACTTCGGGGCACCGATGATCGGCGTGCCGAACCCGGCGGCCGACATCACGCCGTGTAACGTTCACCTGGACGACGTCGCCGAATCCGCGCTCGAGGGGGTCGACGAGTCCGGCGGCATGCCGATCGAGTTCGGCACGATCACCATCTCCGACGCCATCTCGATGGGAACGGAGGGAATGAAAGCGTCGCTGATTTCTCGAGAACTCATCGCCGATTCCGTCGAACTGGTCTCGTTCGGCGAACGGATGGACGGACTGGTCACCATCGGCGGCTGTGACAAGAACATGCCCGGCATGATGATGGCCTCTATCCGGACGGACCTCCCCAGCGTCTTCTGTTACGGCGGTTCCATCATGCCCGGCGAACACGAGGGTCGGGAAATCACCGTCCAGAACATCTTCGAGGGCGTCGGTGCCGTCGCGGACGGGGAGATGACGGGCGAGGAACTCGACGAGATGGAACGGAACGCCTGTCCAGGTGCCGGATCCTGTGGCGGCATGTTCACCGCCAACACGATGGCCTCGATTTCGGAAGCGATCGGATTCGCACCGCTCGGAAGCGCCAGTCCGCCCGCGGAGGACGAATCGCGCTACGCGGTCGCTCGCGAGGCGGGCGAACTCGCCGTCGAAGCCGTCCAGGAGCAGCGCAAACCCTCCGACTTCCTGAGCAAGGAATCGTTCGAAAACGCCATCGCGCTCCAGGTCGCGATCGGCGGCTCGACCAACGCCGTTTTGCACCTGCTGGCGATGGCCGCCGAAGCCGGCGTCGACCTCTCGATCGAAGAGTTCGACGAGATCAGCCGACGGACCCCGAAGATCGCCGATCTCCAACCCGGCGGGACGCGGGTCATGCAGGACCTCCACGAGGTCGGCGGGGTCCCGGTGGTCCTGAACGCCCTCTACGAGGCGGATCTACTCCACGGCGACGCGCGTACGGTCACGGGTAACTCGATCGGTGCGGAACTCGAGCGACTCGACCCACCGTCGATCGAGGAACTCGACGCGGACTTCCTCTACACCGTCGACGAGCCCAAAAACGAGCAGGGCGCCATCCGCATTCTGACCGGGAACCTCGCGCCCGACGGTGCCGTCCTCAAGGTTACCGGCGACGACGACCTCCATCACGAAGGCCCCGTCCGCGTCTTCGAGGAAGAGGAAAACGCCATGGAATACGTCCAAGAGGGACGCGTCGAGAGCGGCGACGTCATCGTCATCAGAAACGAGGGCCCGCAGGGCGGCCCCGGGATGCGCGAGATGTTAGGCGTCACGAGCGCGGTCGCCGGCCAGGGTCACGCCGAAGACGTCGCGCTCATCACCGACGGTCGGTTCTCCGGCGCCACGAGGGGATTCTCGATCGGCCACGTCGCCCCCGAAGCGTTCGCAGGCGGTCCCATCGGCCTCATCGAAGACGGCGATGTGGTTACCATCGACATCCAAGAGCGCACTCTCGAGGTGGACGTCGACGATGACGAACTCGAGGCCCGACGCGCGGACTGGGAACAGCCGGAACCCAACTACCGGAACGGCGTCCTGGCAAAATTCGGCCGCGACTTCGGGTCGGCTGCGAACGGTGCGGTGACCAACCCCGGCGTCACCGACGAGTAA
- a CDS encoding FAD synthase, protein MTRTVIAQGTFDILHPGHVHYLEEAAAMGDELYVIVARKANVDHKAAPICPATQRRDVVDALEAVDEAVLGHEADIFVPIEEIDPDVIALGHDQHHDDEAIETELERRGIDCEVRRASARESTREGELLSTRLIIDRIVARRG, encoded by the coding sequence ATGACGCGGACGGTCATCGCCCAGGGGACCTTCGACATCCTCCACCCGGGCCACGTTCACTACCTCGAGGAGGCCGCAGCGATGGGCGACGAACTGTACGTGATCGTCGCGCGCAAAGCCAACGTCGATCACAAGGCGGCCCCGATCTGTCCGGCGACGCAGCGCCGAGACGTGGTCGACGCGCTCGAGGCCGTCGACGAAGCCGTGCTGGGTCACGAAGCGGACATCTTCGTTCCGATCGAGGAGATCGATCCCGACGTGATCGCGCTGGGCCACGACCAGCACCACGACGACGAGGCCATCGAAACCGAACTCGAGCGCCGCGGCATCGATTGCGAGGTTCGACGGGCGAGCGCCCGAGAGTCGACACGTGAAGGGGAACTGCTGTCGACGCGGCTGATCATCGACAGAATCGTAGCGCGGAGAGGCTAA
- a CDS encoding Mov34/MPN/PAD-1 family protein, producing the protein MGLFDALFRSSEILGIAEETLEFALESSEATHPNEYMGFLRGTEADRLGVDRDGLVITDVLVVPGTESNSVSATVKTSQIPNDVKALGSIHSHPNGVISPSDADLDTFGRGSVHVIIGAPYRRTDWRAFDSHGKPTQLNVIDVDLPETEDFFDFTQADIDEELRR; encoded by the coding sequence ATGGGGCTGTTCGACGCGCTGTTTCGCTCGAGCGAGATCCTCGGCATCGCCGAGGAAACCCTCGAGTTCGCCCTCGAGTCCTCGGAGGCGACACATCCGAACGAGTACATGGGGTTCCTCAGGGGGACCGAGGCCGACCGTCTGGGAGTGGACCGGGACGGGTTGGTCATCACTGACGTTCTCGTGGTGCCCGGCACCGAGTCCAACAGCGTCAGCGCGACCGTCAAGACGAGTCAGATTCCGAACGACGTGAAGGCGTTAGGGAGCATCCACTCCCATCCGAACGGCGTGATTAGCCCGAGCGACGCGGATCTGGACACCTTCGGCCGGGGAAGCGTCCACGTCATCATCGGCGCGCCCTACCGCCGAACGGACTGGCGGGCGTTCGATTCGCACGGAAAGCCGACACAGCTGAACGTAATCGACGTCGACCTACCCGAGACGGAGGACTTCTTCGATTTCACACAGGCAGATATCGACGAGGAACTGCGACGATGA